The sequence GCGGGATCCCCGTATTTGGGATGTACACGATCGGGGCCGCGTATCCGTCGGTGCTGGACCAGGGGGTCGACCTCCTGAGCCACCTCCTCCTGCCCCTCGCCACCCTGACGATCGTGCTCTACGGGGAGTTCACGATTATCATGCGGAACGCGCTCATCGACATCCTGAGCGAGGACTACATCGTGTTCGCGCGAAGCAAGGGGGCGAGCGACCGCCGGATCATGCAGCGTCATGCGTACCCGAATGCCCAGCTTCCCATGATCAGCATCATCGCGGTCAACGTCGGTCTGGTCGTCGGCGGGGCCATCCTCACCGAGGTCGTGTTCTCGTGGCCCGGCGTCGGCCTCCTGATCTACAGCTCGATCACCGCGCGGGACTACCCCATCCTCCAGGCCGCGTTCCTCGTCGTCGCGATTTCCGTGGTCGTGGCCAACTTGGTCGCAGACCTCCTCTACGGCGTCTTCGACCCGAGGATCCGATACGGATGACGCGTATCCCCGCGGGCCTCTCCGAGTTCTGGAAGCTGTTCCGGAAGAACCGGCAGGGGCAGCTGGGTCTGGCGATCATCCTGTTCTTCCTCGCCATGGCTGTGTTCGCCCCCTGGATCGCGCCCATCGATCCCAACGCGACCAGCCCGTCGCTGTTCCTGACGCCACCGAGCGCCGCGCACCCCTTCGGCACGGACACCCTGGGGCGAGACCTCTTCTCCCGGAACGTGTACGGCGCCCGCATCTCCCTACTCGTCGGGTTGGCCGCGGGGGGCCTCGCGATCGGTCTTGGCCTCCTCGCGGGGATCGTGAGCGGCTACGCAGGGGGTCTGATCGACGAGGCGATCATGCGGGTTGTGGACTTCTTCATCATCATCCCGGCCCTCGTGTTCGCGATCATCATCGCGGCGCTCTTGGGGCCCAGCGAGGTGAACGTGATCGTGGTCATTGGGGTCCTGAGCT is a genomic window of Thermoplasmata archaeon containing:
- a CDS encoding ABC transporter permease, encoding GIPVFGMYTIGAAYPSVLDQGVDLLSHLLLPLATLTIVLYGEFTIIMRNALIDILSEDYIVFARSKGASDRRIMQRHAYPNAQLPMISIIAVNVGLVVGGAILTEVVFSWPGVGLLIYSSITARDYPILQAAFLVVAISVVVANLVADLLYGVFDPRIRYG
- a CDS encoding ABC transporter permease, encoding MTRIPAGLSEFWKLFRKNRQGQLGLAIILFFLAMAVFAPWIAPIDPNATSPSLFLTPPSAAHPFGTDTLGRDLFSRNVYGARISLLVGLAAGGLAIGLGLLAGIVSGYAGGLIDEAIMRVVDFFIIIPALVFAIIIAALLGPSEVNVIVVIGVLSWAPTARIIRAMVLSIKEWPFVESAKANNAGSLYIMFRHVLPNVTSVLYANAMLAVSSAIFTQAALVFLGVGDVTAISWGGIIREADQTGALIAGQWYYFVPPGLFIFALILGFILFGYSLEEIMNPRLRIIKA